One Paraburkholderia aromaticivorans genomic region harbors:
- a CDS encoding hydantoinase/oxoprolinase family protein has product MTERLYRAGVDIGGTFTDIVVIGDDGVIHTRKVSSTPQDYGIAIVAGLQALLASLDAQPRQITELVHATTIATNTVLEGKGARTALITTRGFRDVVEIGRLRVPMLYNLAYQKPEPLAKRRHRYEVDERLLADGSIDTPLDDTQVLDIAQRIAGEKIEAVAISLIHAYANPEHEIRIRDLLRSVLGDTVYLTCSHEILPEIREYERTSTTVVNAYLGPVVVSYLHSLIDKLRGIGMTGPVQIMHSNGGVMSAAMVMQKPATIIESGPAAGVIAGASVAAASGYADCITVDMGGTTAKAAIIEKGEPARTTEYEVGAGINVSSKLVKGGGHAVKLPFIDVSEIGAGGGSLVRIDAGGLVKVGPDSAGSVPGPVCYDAGGTIPTLTDAVLTLGYLNPAFLAGGELRINQQKSLEAMRRQIAEPTHTDLYEAAYGVFSIAASTMTRAVKAVSTYRGRDPREFALFAFGGNGPVIVHEIAELLDMKTVIVPPSPGVFSALGLLFSSTQHEFMQTMFRRLDHLAAVELGNTLEDLVARATADMTAEGNAFDDIAVTCALDLRYTGQAYELTVPIEWRAGQPLDIAPIAAAFHAEHERTYGHASADEVIELVNLRAVGSLRSQKDRAYDAQRAGGSWASSSGARVPVRRRAYFGKTHGFIDTPVISRADLRAAPMTGPLIVEEYDSTCVVPPNAGARVDAHENIVITFLEQSV; this is encoded by the coding sequence ATGACTGAAAGACTTTACCGGGCCGGTGTCGATATCGGCGGGACCTTCACCGATATCGTCGTGATCGGCGATGACGGCGTGATTCATACGAGAAAGGTTTCGTCCACGCCTCAGGACTATGGTATTGCGATCGTCGCGGGCTTGCAGGCATTGCTGGCCTCGCTCGACGCGCAACCGCGCCAGATAACCGAGCTGGTTCATGCAACCACCATCGCCACGAATACCGTGCTCGAAGGCAAAGGCGCGCGCACGGCGCTGATCACCACGCGCGGTTTTCGCGACGTGGTCGAGATTGGCCGCCTACGCGTGCCGATGCTCTACAACCTCGCGTATCAGAAACCGGAACCGCTCGCGAAACGCCGGCACCGCTACGAGGTCGACGAACGGCTGCTCGCCGATGGTTCGATCGACACGCCGCTCGACGACACGCAGGTGCTGGACATCGCGCAACGTATCGCCGGCGAGAAAATCGAAGCGGTAGCGATCAGTCTGATTCATGCGTATGCGAATCCCGAACACGAGATCCGCATTCGTGATCTGCTGCGCAGCGTGTTGGGCGACACCGTCTATCTGACCTGCTCGCACGAAATCCTGCCGGAGATCCGCGAATACGAACGCACCAGCACGACCGTCGTCAACGCGTATCTCGGGCCGGTGGTGGTCAGCTATCTGCATTCGCTGATCGACAAGCTGCGCGGCATCGGCATGACCGGTCCGGTGCAGATCATGCATTCGAACGGCGGGGTGATGAGCGCCGCGATGGTCATGCAGAAGCCGGCCACGATCATCGAGTCCGGGCCGGCGGCCGGTGTGATCGCGGGCGCCTCGGTCGCCGCCGCGTCGGGATACGCCGATTGCATTACGGTGGACATGGGCGGGACCACGGCGAAGGCGGCCATCATCGAGAAGGGCGAGCCGGCGCGCACCACCGAATACGAGGTCGGTGCAGGCATCAACGTCAGCAGCAAGCTCGTCAAGGGCGGCGGCCACGCGGTCAAGCTGCCGTTCATCGACGTCTCGGAGATCGGCGCGGGCGGCGGGAGTCTGGTGCGTATCGACGCGGGCGGGCTCGTCAAGGTCGGCCCGGATTCGGCGGGCTCGGTGCCCGGGCCCGTGTGCTACGACGCGGGCGGCACGATTCCGACGCTCACGGACGCCGTGCTGACGCTCGGCTATCTGAATCCGGCGTTCCTTGCCGGCGGCGAGTTGCGCATCAACCAGCAGAAGTCGCTCGAGGCAATGCGCAGGCAGATCGCCGAACCTACGCACACGGATCTCTACGAAGCCGCCTATGGCGTTTTCTCGATCGCCGCCTCCACGATGACGCGCGCGGTGAAAGCCGTGTCGACGTATCGCGGCCGCGATCCGCGCGAATTTGCGTTGTTCGCTTTCGGCGGCAATGGGCCGGTCATCGTTCACGAGATCGCCGAATTGCTCGACATGAAGACGGTCATCGTGCCGCCGAGCCCCGGCGTGTTCAGCGCGCTCGGCCTGCTGTTCTCGTCGACACAACACGAGTTCATGCAAACGATGTTCCGCCGCCTCGATCACCTGGCCGCAGTGGAATTGGGCAACACGCTCGAAGACCTGGTGGCGCGGGCCACTGCGGATATGACGGCCGAGGGTAACGCCTTCGACGATATCGCCGTGACCTGCGCGCTGGATTTGCGCTACACGGGTCAGGCCTACGAGTTGACTGTGCCGATCGAATGGCGTGCCGGTCAGCCGCTCGACATTGCGCCGATCGCTGCCGCGTTTCATGCGGAACACGAACGCACCTACGGCCATGCATCCGCGGACGAGGTGATCGAACTCGTCAATCTGCGCGCGGTCGGTTCGCTGCGCTCGCAGAAAGACCGCGCTTACGACGCGCAGCGCGCCGGCGGCAGCTGGGCGAGTTCGTCGGGTGCGCGCGTGCCGGTACGGCGCCGGGCGTATTTCGGCAAGACCCACGGCTTTATCGACACCCCGGTGATCTCGCGTGCCGATCTGCGCGCCGCGCCGATGACCGGCCCGTTGATCGTCGAAGAGTACGACTCGACCTGCGTCGTGCCGCCGAATGCCGGCGCGCGTGTCGATGCCCACGAAAACATCGTCATCACGTTTCTGGAGCAATCCGTATGA
- a CDS encoding porin, whose translation MKEKLFIMAALLGGSGLVHAQSSVTLYGIINEAITYSSNQGGHSAVQLTGNGEYGSRWGLRGAEDLGGGTKAIFTLENGFNPVNGALGQNNRMFGRQAFVGFSNLNYGTLTFGRQYDAIVGTLQTMTSNGAWGGVMFSHPYDNDNTDDYLRVNNSIKYVSPNLKGFTGTAMYAFSNAPGAFANNRMWSVGGIYSQGAFSIAAAYSLYDEPGVNTTANVNTNGAITCCDAPITSKREQIAGIGASYVIGPAKLSLMYSNAIYNNVGTTLTSGINYRFNNYEANARFTLDPTLFFGMAYTYTSDNITGGPGGPTQVHWHQVNLLVDKFLSKRTSIYTEVIYLRAAGGGFPRPTGGPLPATSNGMLASQIQTMLPSSGQNQAVVSVGLVHKF comes from the coding sequence GTGAAGGAAAAGTTATTCATCATGGCGGCTCTGCTGGGCGGGAGCGGTCTCGTCCATGCGCAAAGTTCAGTCACGCTATACGGGATCATCAACGAGGCAATCACCTACTCGTCGAACCAGGGCGGCCACAGCGCGGTGCAGTTGACCGGCAACGGCGAGTACGGCAGCCGCTGGGGACTGCGAGGCGCCGAAGATCTCGGCGGCGGCACCAAGGCGATCTTCACGCTCGAGAACGGCTTCAACCCGGTCAACGGCGCGCTCGGTCAGAACAACCGCATGTTCGGCCGCCAGGCGTTCGTGGGTTTTTCGAATCTGAACTACGGCACGCTGACGTTCGGCCGCCAGTACGACGCGATTGTCGGCACCTTGCAGACGATGACGTCCAACGGTGCGTGGGGCGGCGTGATGTTTTCGCATCCGTACGACAACGACAACACCGACGACTATTTGCGCGTCAATAACTCGATCAAATACGTCTCGCCGAATCTGAAGGGCTTCACCGGCACGGCGATGTACGCGTTCAGCAACGCACCCGGCGCCTTTGCGAACAACCGCATGTGGTCGGTAGGCGGCATCTATTCGCAGGGTGCTTTTTCGATTGCGGCGGCGTATTCGCTCTATGACGAACCGGGCGTGAACACCACGGCGAACGTCAACACCAACGGCGCGATCACCTGCTGCGATGCGCCGATCACGTCCAAACGCGAACAGATTGCGGGCATCGGCGCGTCGTATGTGATCGGACCGGCCAAGCTGAGCCTGATGTACAGCAACGCGATCTACAACAACGTGGGCACGACACTGACGAGCGGCATCAACTACCGCTTCAACAACTATGAAGCGAACGCGCGCTTCACGCTCGATCCGACACTGTTCTTCGGCATGGCCTACACGTACACGAGCGACAACATCACCGGCGGTCCGGGCGGACCGACGCAGGTGCACTGGCATCAGGTCAATCTGCTGGTCGACAAGTTCCTCTCCAAGCGAACCTCCATCTATACCGAGGTGATCTATCTGCGCGCGGCCGGAGGCGGCTTTCCGCGACCCACGGGCGGACCGTTGCCGGCCACGTCGAACGGCATGCTGGCCTCGCAGATTCAGACCATGTTGCCGTCTTCGGGACAGAACCAGGCCGTGGTCAGTGTCGGACTCGTGCACAAGTTCTAG
- a CDS encoding ABC transporter ATP-binding protein — MSANVPNAALATQPIFALHEVGKSYALARSPLERMFNRRRFHAVSGVTLDVAKGEALAIVGESGSGKSTVARMMVGLTAPTTGSICFRGAALNTMTRAQNATFRQRVQMVFQSTTTSLNPRKTIATTLAEAIGNDGVPVRQLLDMVRLPTFVLARYPHQLSGGQRQRVGIARALARRPELVVADEPTSALDVSIQAEIIRLLRDLHQSAGVSLVVISHDLALVGELCQRVVVMREGRVVEAGAVDQVLFEPRERYTMELLAAIPKGIGRHPIVVGPV; from the coding sequence ATGTCCGCTAACGTGCCGAACGCCGCCCTGGCTACGCAGCCGATCTTCGCGCTGCACGAGGTCGGCAAATCCTATGCGCTGGCGCGTTCCCCGCTCGAGCGCATGTTCAACCGGCGCCGCTTTCATGCCGTGTCGGGTGTGACGCTCGACGTGGCGAAGGGCGAGGCGCTCGCTATCGTCGGTGAAAGCGGCAGCGGCAAATCGACCGTCGCGCGCATGATGGTCGGCCTCACTGCGCCGACCACCGGCTCGATCTGCTTCAGAGGCGCGGCGTTGAACACGATGACGCGCGCGCAGAATGCGACGTTTCGTCAGCGCGTACAGATGGTGTTCCAGAGCACGACGACTTCGCTGAACCCGCGCAAGACGATTGCCACGACGCTTGCAGAAGCGATCGGCAACGACGGCGTGCCGGTGCGTCAATTGCTCGACATGGTGCGGCTGCCGACATTCGTGCTGGCGCGCTATCCGCATCAGCTGTCGGGCGGTCAGCGCCAACGCGTGGGCATCGCTCGGGCGCTCGCGCGCCGTCCGGAACTGGTCGTTGCCGACGAACCGACTTCCGCGCTCGACGTATCGATCCAGGCGGAGATCATCCGGCTACTGCGCGATCTTCACCAAAGCGCTGGTGTCTCGCTGGTCGTGATCAGCCACGATCTGGCGCTGGTCGGCGAGCTGTGCCAGCGGGTGGTGGTCATGCGGGAAGGGCGTGTCGTGGAAGCGGGAGCGGTGGATCAGGTGCTGTTCGAACCACGCGAGCGCTACACGATGGAGTTGCTGGCGGCGATCCCGAAAGGCATCGGCCGGCACCCCATAGTGGTGGGACCAGTGTAA
- a CDS encoding ATP-binding cassette domain-containing protein, giving the protein MNEALLSIENLRVTFGSGKTQTEVLHGLDLQVGRGKAVGLVGESGSGKSVASLAVLGLLGNAGRISGGRIVFDGEDLSRASEARMRGLRGRRISMIFQDPATALNPAFTIGAQLADVIRAHRPLRGRAIRDEVHSVLARVGFKDPRTTERAYPHELSGGMKQRAMIAAAIVCEPALLLADEPTTALDVTVQAQIVELLRTLVDEMDLGLVFITHNLDLMAELCSRAVVLKQGYVVEAGPVEDIFLRPSHDYTRHLIASIPRLPVTRAAGRHQPEETRDVR; this is encoded by the coding sequence ATGAACGAAGCGCTGCTGTCGATTGAAAACCTGCGCGTCACCTTCGGTTCGGGCAAGACGCAGACCGAAGTCTTGCATGGGCTCGATTTGCAAGTGGGACGCGGCAAGGCGGTCGGTCTCGTCGGCGAATCGGGTTCGGGCAAGAGCGTCGCCTCGCTGGCGGTGCTCGGGTTGCTTGGCAACGCGGGGCGCATCAGCGGCGGCCGGATCGTGTTCGACGGGGAGGATCTGAGCCGTGCGTCCGAGGCGCGCATGCGGGGATTGCGCGGACGGCGCATCTCCATGATCTTTCAGGATCCGGCGACGGCGCTCAACCCCGCCTTCACGATCGGCGCGCAACTCGCCGACGTGATCCGCGCCCACCGTCCGCTGCGCGGCCGCGCGATACGCGACGAAGTGCATTCCGTGCTCGCACGCGTCGGTTTCAAAGATCCGCGCACCACGGAGCGCGCGTATCCGCACGAACTGAGCGGCGGCATGAAGCAACGCGCGATGATTGCCGCCGCGATTGTCTGTGAACCGGCGCTGCTGCTCGCGGACGAGCCCACCACCGCGCTCGACGTGACCGTGCAGGCGCAGATCGTCGAGTTACTGCGAACGCTGGTGGACGAGATGGATCTCGGCCTCGTGTTCATCACGCACAACCTCGACCTGATGGCGGAACTGTGTTCGCGCGCCGTCGTGCTGAAACAGGGCTACGTGGTCGAGGCGGGCCCGGTGGAGGATATCTTTCTGCGGCCTTCGCACGACTACACGCGGCATCTGATCGCGAGCATTCCGCGTTTGCCGGTTACGCGTGCTGCGGGCCGTCATCAACCTGAGGAGACGCGCGATGTCCGCTAA
- a CDS encoding ABC transporter permease produces MMADSSLPNVRRKPHALGTWLASAGRLLRALMHEPAGAIGLVTIVLLGVIAACAPWLPLKDPLQLYIEHRLEAPGAAFWLGTDQVGRDILSRTIWGARASLSIGLCAVAIGLVLGTGIGLVAGYKAGSWLDETLMKAMEVLASIPLLIWAIALVGITGTDTLHVGMLAISNETKLVLLIGVLYAPGLARLTHSLAKAESQAEYVAARVLQGASGARIMLSDVLPNIISPVLIQATLLLGVTIIVEASLSFIGLGVQPPTPSWGAMLSDARALIFTDNWWVSVFPGAAVFVSVLAFNLFGDSMRTILDPRRRNAHGANVPGASL; encoded by the coding sequence ATGATGGCTGATTCATCTCTACCCAACGTGCGACGCAAACCGCATGCGCTCGGCACATGGCTCGCATCGGCCGGCCGGTTGCTGCGCGCGCTGATGCACGAACCGGCGGGGGCGATCGGTCTCGTGACGATCGTGCTGCTGGGCGTGATCGCAGCGTGCGCGCCGTGGCTGCCCTTGAAAGATCCGCTGCAGCTCTATATCGAACATCGTCTGGAAGCGCCGGGCGCGGCGTTCTGGCTCGGTACCGACCAGGTGGGCCGTGACATTCTGAGCCGCACGATCTGGGGCGCTCGCGCGTCGCTGTCCATCGGACTGTGCGCGGTCGCGATCGGCCTCGTGCTCGGTACGGGCATCGGCCTCGTGGCAGGCTACAAGGCCGGCTCGTGGCTCGACGAAACGCTGATGAAAGCGATGGAAGTGCTCGCGTCGATCCCGCTGTTGATCTGGGCTATCGCGCTCGTCGGCATTACCGGCACGGACACGCTACATGTCGGCATGCTCGCCATTTCGAATGAAACCAAACTCGTGCTGCTAATCGGCGTGCTGTACGCGCCGGGTCTTGCGCGGCTCACCCATAGTCTCGCGAAGGCCGAGTCGCAAGCGGAGTATGTCGCGGCACGGGTTCTGCAAGGCGCCAGCGGGGCGCGCATCATGCTGTCCGACGTTTTGCCCAACATCATCTCGCCGGTGCTGATCCAGGCGACGCTGCTGCTCGGCGTGACGATCATCGTGGAAGCGTCGCTCAGTTTCATCGGTCTCGGCGTGCAACCGCCGACGCCGAGTTGGGGCGCGATGCTCTCCGACGCGCGCGCACTGATTTTCACCGACAACTGGTGGGTATCGGTGTTCCCGGGCGCGGCGGTGTTCGTCAGCGTGCTCGCCTTCAATCTGTTCGGCGACTCGATGCGCACGATTCTCGATCCGCGGCGGCGCAATGCGCATGGGGCCAATGTGCCGGGAGCATCGCTATGA
- a CDS encoding ABC transporter permease, with amino-acid sequence MKAVSRLFSSVLVLLVVSALLFAMCRATPVSPARLTLGSDASVEQIAAFNHQYGLDRPVAAQYGGWLNGALALDFGKSYATGNPIGPQIADTLPNTVELVTLSFVFTIVVSIVLGTVAALKENSGTDHLLRAVAIVGLSVPSFWLGLLLIRYVALKTGWFPVGGLTPWSDGPASHLLALVLPALTMSVYYISVLSRLVRANMVDALSQDYVRTARALGLPPSRIRLYALKNALPSLVSTAAMSYGYMFGWALIVEQIFNLTGVSRALLTAIFQRDYPTVQAIVLVITTIFIASNTCADVLHGYLDPKANRT; translated from the coding sequence ATGAAAGCCGTTTCGAGGCTGTTTTCGTCTGTGCTCGTGCTACTGGTGGTGAGCGCGCTACTGTTCGCGATGTGCCGCGCGACACCCGTGTCGCCCGCGCGTCTGACGTTGGGCAGCGACGCAAGCGTCGAACAGATTGCCGCGTTCAATCACCAATACGGACTCGACCGGCCTGTTGCCGCGCAATACGGCGGGTGGCTGAACGGTGCGCTCGCGCTCGACTTCGGCAAGTCATACGCGACCGGCAACCCGATTGGCCCGCAGATCGCCGATACGTTGCCGAATACCGTCGAGCTCGTCACGCTGTCGTTCGTGTTCACGATCGTGGTGTCGATCGTGCTCGGCACCGTGGCGGCATTGAAGGAGAACAGCGGCACGGACCATTTGTTGCGAGCCGTGGCGATCGTCGGCTTATCCGTGCCGTCGTTCTGGCTGGGGTTGCTGTTGATCCGCTATGTCGCGCTCAAAACCGGGTGGTTTCCGGTGGGCGGCCTCACGCCCTGGTCGGACGGCCCGGCGTCTCATCTGCTCGCGCTAGTGTTGCCCGCACTGACGATGTCGGTGTACTACATCTCCGTGCTGAGCCGTCTGGTGCGGGCGAACATGGTCGACGCACTTTCGCAGGATTATGTGCGAACCGCCAGAGCGCTCGGTTTGCCGCCGTCGCGTATTCGCCTTTATGCACTGAAGAACGCGTTGCCGTCGCTGGTGAGCACGGCCGCGATGAGTTACGGCTACATGTTCGGCTGGGCGTTGATCGTTGAGCAGATTTTCAATTTGACGGGCGTCTCACGTGCGTTGCTCACGGCGATCTTTCAGCGCGACTATCCAACGGTGCAGGCCATCGTGCTCGTAATCACGACGATCTTCATCGCGTCGAACACGTGCGCCGACGTACTGCATGGCTATCTCGACCCGAAGGCGAACAGAACATGA
- a CDS encoding ABC transporter substrate-binding protein: MTFSSRRRQLLRAGAAGIAGLSLPFAFEGRVFATEAGVLSVAIPSNPQTLDPINQPNHDVMAINQLIFENLVGIDARGQRVPQLARAWTISPDKLTYTFDLQRGVNFQNGQPFTSADVKYSFDYVLNPANKAFRRPFWTVIESISAPDAHTAVIRLKRPYRPLLDYMSKYMGIFPAGSREQHPADYFKQMPIGVGTGPAIFVQSKANDFVELKRNPAYWGKGEPHWDKIVFRIIPEESSRLASLMSDQTQIISAPPAQTFAQIRTSAGLAGDSRPSPTSPLMMCLNNRKAPFDDPAFRRAASLVLDRAKVCRDLCYGAVKASSMPFAPESSWYDAGSAGSLAFNLDRARAALKSSRYASGASFDLLYVQPAYLIDTSSTALFIQAQLASLGVRVNLRPLDFGQMISQVLVGNHAAALTGFIAPPEPTYLLNALFRPGESLWKASGYESAELLKLIDDSYLVDDPAALKPILATIQQVLARDCPAVWIGALEVQNLWRSNVKDFQVNTGFSLKLDNVYLAKA; the protein is encoded by the coding sequence ATGACTTTCAGCAGCAGGCGACGACAACTGCTCCGTGCGGGCGCCGCGGGCATCGCGGGGCTTTCCCTGCCGTTCGCATTCGAAGGCCGCGTCTTCGCGACCGAAGCAGGCGTGCTGTCGGTCGCTATTCCGAGCAATCCGCAAACGCTCGATCCGATCAACCAGCCGAATCACGACGTGATGGCGATCAACCAGTTGATCTTCGAGAATCTGGTCGGCATCGACGCGCGCGGTCAGCGGGTGCCGCAACTGGCGCGCGCATGGACGATTTCGCCTGACAAACTGACGTACACGTTCGATCTGCAGCGCGGCGTGAATTTTCAGAACGGTCAGCCGTTCACGTCCGCTGACGTGAAATACAGCTTCGACTACGTGCTGAATCCCGCGAACAAGGCGTTTCGACGGCCGTTCTGGACCGTGATCGAGTCGATTAGCGCACCGGACGCGCACACTGCCGTGATCCGCCTCAAGCGTCCTTACCGGCCGTTGCTCGACTACATGTCGAAGTACATGGGTATTTTTCCGGCAGGCAGCCGCGAGCAGCACCCGGCCGACTACTTCAAGCAGATGCCGATCGGTGTCGGCACGGGGCCGGCCATTTTCGTGCAGTCGAAGGCGAACGACTTCGTCGAGCTAAAGCGCAATCCGGCTTACTGGGGCAAAGGCGAGCCGCATTGGGACAAAATCGTGTTCCGCATCATCCCTGAAGAGTCGTCGCGGCTGGCCTCGCTGATGTCGGACCAGACGCAGATCATCAGTGCGCCGCCGGCCCAGACGTTCGCGCAGATCCGTACCTCGGCGGGCCTCGCGGGCGACAGCCGCCCATCGCCGACCAGCCCGCTGATGATGTGTCTGAACAACCGCAAGGCGCCGTTCGACGATCCGGCATTTCGCCGTGCGGCATCGCTCGTGCTGGACCGGGCCAAGGTCTGTCGCGATCTGTGCTACGGCGCGGTCAAAGCGAGCAGCATGCCGTTTGCGCCGGAGTCCTCTTGGTACGACGCGGGCTCGGCTGGAAGCCTGGCGTTCAATCTGGATCGTGCGCGAGCGGCGTTGAAAAGCTCGAGGTACGCAAGCGGCGCGTCGTTCGATCTGCTGTATGTGCAGCCTGCGTATCTGATCGATACATCGTCGACGGCGCTTTTCATTCAGGCGCAACTGGCGTCACTGGGCGTGCGCGTCAATCTGCGTCCGCTCGATTTCGGGCAGATGATCTCGCAGGTGCTGGTCGGCAACCACGCGGCGGCGCTGACCGGTTTCATCGCGCCACCGGAGCCGACGTATCTGCTCAACGCGCTGTTCAGACCAGGCGAAAGTCTCTGGAAAGCGAGCGGCTACGAGAGCGCTGAACTGCTGAAGCTGATCGACGACAGCTATCTGGTCGACGATCCGGCTGCGCTCAAGCCGATTCTCGCGACAATTCAGCAGGTGCTGGCGCGCGACTGTCCGGCCGTCTGGATCGGCGCGCTGGAAGTGCAGAACCTGTGGCGCAGCAACGTCAAGGATTTCCAGGTGAACACCGGTTTCTCACTGAAGCTCGACAACGTTTATCTGGCGAAGGCATGA
- a CDS encoding LacI family DNA-binding transcriptional regulator yields the protein MPKERASKPVKPALRSRKSPQGSPTVQDVARLAKVSVGSVSRVLNGRENVAPAIQEAVRAAVAELNFVPNVVARSMRKGSSSAIGCLISDITQHTAAQMVSAAEERLRARGFEILIANSHYDLERERAILSSLKQRRIDGFIGAISDDETPSYFNFLHTLNMPVVLWERDAQGEFNSVLTDHADGCRQAVRYLASLGHRAIALVAGHENTWVGREMVRGYQAACEAAGIALDPALVLRTSAFSKDVCRMLLSAPQPPSAIIATLNDVAIVLEVVRETGLSIPADLSVISIGEHEYSGIASPALTVVTQNPRDVGREAADMMLQLIDGSAPSGIRRSKHPMRMIVRESCGAPHSLARRKKR from the coding sequence ATGCCCAAAGAGAGAGCCAGCAAACCTGTTAAGCCTGCGTTGCGCAGCCGCAAATCTCCGCAGGGCTCGCCCACCGTGCAGGACGTCGCGCGTCTCGCGAAGGTGTCGGTCGGCTCGGTGTCGCGTGTGCTGAACGGCCGCGAGAATGTGGCGCCAGCCATTCAGGAGGCGGTGCGCGCCGCGGTGGCTGAGCTGAATTTCGTGCCGAATGTGGTGGCGCGCAGCATGCGCAAAGGCAGTTCGAGCGCGATCGGCTGCCTGATTTCCGACATCACTCAGCACACCGCCGCACAGATGGTGAGCGCCGCCGAAGAGCGCCTGCGGGCAAGGGGTTTCGAGATTCTGATCGCCAATTCCCACTACGATCTCGAACGCGAACGAGCCATTCTGTCGAGCCTGAAGCAGCGCCGCATCGACGGATTCATCGGCGCGATTTCCGACGACGAGACGCCTTCCTATTTCAACTTCCTGCATACCCTGAATATGCCGGTGGTGCTGTGGGAGCGCGATGCCCAGGGCGAATTCAATTCGGTGCTGACCGATCACGCCGACGGCTGTCGTCAGGCCGTGCGCTATCTCGCGTCGCTCGGGCACCGCGCGATTGCACTCGTGGCCGGCCACGAAAACACCTGGGTGGGCCGCGAGATGGTGCGTGGCTATCAGGCCGCGTGCGAGGCCGCCGGCATCGCGCTCGATCCGGCGCTCGTGCTGCGGACCAGCGCCTTCAGCAAGGACGTCTGCCGGATGCTGCTCAGCGCTCCGCAGCCGCCTTCCGCCATCATTGCCACGCTGAACGATGTGGCCATCGTGCTCGAAGTCGTGCGGGAAACCGGGCTGTCGATCCCGGCCGACCTGTCGGTGATTTCCATCGGCGAGCACGAGTATTCGGGAATCGCGTCGCCGGCATTGACCGTGGTGACGCAAAACCCGCGCGACGTCGGCCGCGAAGCAGCGGACATGATGTTGCAGCTGATCGACGGCAGCGCGCCGTCCGGCATCCGCCGCTCGAAACATCCCATGCGGATGATCGTGCGCGAGTCGTGCGGAGCGCCGCACAGCCTTGCACGCCGCAAAAAGCGCTAG
- a CDS encoding LysR family transcriptional regulator — MSKDVTLRQMRYFVAAAQSGQFSMAATAQHVSQSAITNAVLALEETLGTRLFERLPQGVTLTPDGHDFLNHARHILDSVRDAVYKAPFRSHDLKGTVRIAASYTVLGYFLPELMARFRATYPDIVIDLHDLDRESIEQAVLAGDVDLGVVLLSNVENIRRFRHHVLIRSRRQLWTAPTHPLAQLNAPSLADIASYPYILITVDEGEQSTLRYWKQNDVEPNIAFRTSSMEALRGLVAHGFGVTILSDMVFRPWSLEGKRIDARPILNAIPQMDAGMLWRKGATLDTPAVAFQQFLIHACGS; from the coding sequence ATGTCAAAAGACGTTACCTTGCGGCAGATGCGTTACTTCGTGGCGGCAGCCCAGAGTGGGCAGTTTTCGATGGCGGCGACGGCCCAGCATGTGTCGCAATCGGCGATTACCAATGCGGTGCTCGCATTGGAGGAAACCCTGGGTACGCGGCTCTTCGAACGCCTGCCTCAAGGCGTCACGTTGACCCCGGACGGGCACGATTTTCTGAACCACGCGAGACACATACTCGATTCGGTGCGCGATGCGGTCTACAAGGCGCCGTTCCGCTCGCACGATCTGAAAGGGACCGTGCGCATTGCGGCGTCGTATACGGTGCTGGGCTATTTTCTGCCCGAACTGATGGCGCGTTTTCGCGCGACGTATCCCGACATCGTGATCGATCTTCACGACCTGGATCGCGAGTCGATCGAACAGGCCGTGCTCGCCGGCGACGTCGATCTCGGTGTCGTTCTGCTATCCAATGTCGAAAATATCAGGCGTTTCCGCCACCATGTGCTGATCCGCTCGCGCCGGCAGTTGTGGACCGCGCCCACCCATCCTCTCGCGCAACTCAATGCGCCTTCGCTCGCGGATATCGCGAGTTATCCGTACATTTTGATTACGGTGGACGAAGGCGAGCAGTCGACATTGCGTTACTGGAAGCAGAACGATGTCGAGCCGAATATCGCGTTTCGCACCAGTTCAATGGAAGCGCTGCGCGGTCTGGTCGCGCATGGTTTCGGCGTCACGATTCTGTCTGACATGGTGTTTCGCCCGTGGTCGCTGGAAGGCAAGCGGATCGACGCGCGGCCCATTCTCAACGCGATTCCGCAGATGGATGCGGGCATGTTGTGGCGCAAAGGCGCAACGCTGGATACGCCGGCCGTTGCGTTCCAGCAGTTCCTCATTCATGCATGCGGGAGTTGA